From Vitis vinifera cultivar Pinot Noir 40024 chromosome 5, ASM3070453v1, the proteins below share one genomic window:
- the LOC109122642 gene encoding probable polygalacturonase: MGHDAIALKSGWDEYGIAYGRPTTNVHIRRVNLQSSSGSSLAFGSEMSGGISNVCVEQVHLYNSFSGIEFRTTKGRGGYIQEIIISDVAMENIHTAFSATGQIGSHPDDHFDPNALPVLDHITLQNVIGTNITIAGSFTGIQESPFTSICLSNISLSTTPPASISWVCSNVSGFSQWVFPEPCPSLESSLLNSSSTCLSRLNSSPTQTAVL; this comes from the coding sequence ATGGGCCATGATGCCATTGCACTCAAGAGTGGCTGGGATGAATATGGCATTGCCTATGGTAGACCCACCACAAATGTACACATCAGACGGGTCAACCTTCAATCATCATCTGGCTCTTCCCTGGCCTTCGGTAGTGAGATGTCTGGTGGCATTTCTAACGTCTGTGTGGAGCAGGTCCACCTATACAACTCATTCAGTGGCATCGAGTTCAGAACTACCAAGGGAAGAGGTGGTTATATCCAAGAAATCATCATATCAGATGTCGCAATGGAAAACATCCACACAGCCTTCAGTGCAACAGGCCAAATCGGCTCCCACCCAGATGACCATTTTGACCCCAATGCACTCCCTGTCTTGGATCACATCACCTTGCAGAATGTGATCGGCACAAACATAACCATTGCTGGAAGCTTCACTGGTATTCAAGAATCCCCGTTCACTTCCATTTGTCTATCCAACATCTCCCTATCAACTACTCCTCCTGCCTCCATCTCTTGGGTTTGCTCAAATGTCTCTGGGTTCTCCCAATGGGTGTTCCCTGAACCATGCCCAAGCCTTGAGAGCTCATTACTGAACTCATCTTCAACCTGTCTCTCCCGCCTGAATTCTTCTCCCACTCAGACTGCAGTCTTATGA
- the LOC104879213 gene encoding senescence-associated carboxylesterase 101, whose amino-acid sequence MNQVPLFSSARELANLVLASNLIDCAFTKILELKRGQTALPVQYRLYQLSSKCTIVAFVSSPDCTQYPLPGQGDLDRSPLFDFLRTEEYPSVSINRAALDLFTPLHDHLSGLTDELTRIEGQLIITGHSLGGSVASLFTLRLLDGNLLKPKCHPFCITFGSPLIGDFGLQDSKWNSFFLHVVSNQDPVPGLFLPSGRSPPTSSHSQTTGYKPFGTYLLCSELGCACFDNPDLILRLLKVISSEVAGGLQDVDYGEILRNLKERAICKGLPQVGERFADPFSAGIIMELETIGFNQTKLLQHNIDIDAMIRTMEEETRSLIQKNKASDAKKLNDIKRDMAHLEWYKKKSEMGYYDCFKNQGSKRDIHVEQFRVNLTKYWKDMVAQVQRKPQKEGATFRTRWLYAGTVYRRMVEPLDIAAFYGEGKTDYINKKRSLHYQLLQQWYEEDVKPPSRDKLDSKKQKVSGILTEDSLFWAYVEEAILSCELLKSQNCTLEQGKSSWDNLVKFEEYVMEQINNYAASPEIFSRESSFMKWWGLYEGYIDTCSNSHGSPLINFMKDRRYIQYGR is encoded by the exons ATGAATCAAGTTCCTTT GTTTAGCTCTGCACGGGAACTGGCAAATTTGGTGCTGGCCTCCAATCTAATCGACTGTgctttcaccaaaattcttgaACTTAAGAGAGGCCAAACAGCCTTGCCTGTTCAATACAGACTTTATCAACTGTCTTCCAAGTGCACAATTGTAGCTTTTGTCTCTTCACCTGACTGCACTCAATACCCTCTTCCTGGACAAGGAGATTTAGATCGGTCTCCTCTCTTTGACTTCCTCCGTACCGAAGAATACCCGTCCGTCTCCATTAACAGAGCAGCATTAGACCTCTTTACCCCTCTCCATGATCATCTCTCTGGACTAACAGATGAG TTGACTCGGATTGAAGGTCAATTAATCATCACTGGGCACTCCCTGGGAGGATCCGTTGCTTCTCTCTTCACCTTACGCCTGCTAGACGGCAATTTATTAAAGCCCAAATGCCATCCCTTTTGTATCACCTTTGGTTCACCCCTCATAGGCGACTTTGGCCTCCAAGACTCCAAATGGAATTCTTTCTTCCTGCATGTAGTGTCTAACCAAGACCCAGTCCCCGGACTCTTCCTCCCATCCGGCAGATCTCCGCCCACATCCTCCCATTCACAAACTACCGGTTACAAGCCCTTTGGGACATATCTCTTGTGCTCTGAACTTGGTTGTGCTTGTTTTGACAACCCtgatttaattttgagattGCTGAAAGTCATATCATCAGAGGTTGCCGGAGGATTGCAGGATGTTGATTATGGGGAGATTTTAAGAAACCTCAAGGAGAGGGCAATCTGCAAGGGACTGCCGCAGGTGGGTGAACGGTTTGCAGATCCATTTTCAGCTGGGATCATCATGGAACTTGAGACAATTGGATTTAATCAAACAAAG CTGCTGCAGCATAACATTGATATCGACGCTATGATAAGAACAATGGAAGAGGAAACCAGAAGCCTAATCCAGAAAAATAAAGCTTCCGATGCCAAGAAACTGAATGACATAAAAAGAGACATGGCCCATCTAGAATGGTATAAGAAGAAATCGGAAATGGGTTACTACGATTGCTTCAAAAACCAGGGGTCTAAAAGGGACATCCACGTTGAACAGTTTAGGGTAAACCTCACAAAATACTGGAAAGACATGGTTGCACAAGTACAGAGGAAGCCCCAGAAGGAAGGAGCAACATTTCGAACCCGTTGGCTCTATGCAGGGACAGTTTATAGGAGAATGGTTGAACCACTGGACATTGCTGCCTTCTACGGAGAGGGTAAAACAGACTACATAAACAAGAAAAGATCTCTTCATTACCAGCTGTTGCAGCAATGGTATGAGGAAGATGTGAAACCCCCCTCTAGAGATAAGCTTGATTCCAAGAAGCAAAAGGTGTCTGGTATCCTAACTGAGGATTCTTTGTTTTGGGCATATGTGGAGGAGGCCATCTTGTCATGCGAATTGCTCAAGAGTCAAAACTGTACTCTTGAGCAGGGAAAATCATCATGGGATAATCTGGTTAAGTTCGAGGAGTATGTAATGGAACAGATTAACAACTATGCAGCGTCCCCTGAGATTTTCTCGAGGGAAAGCAGCTTCATGAAATGGTGGGGACTGTATGAGGGCTACATAGATACTTGCAGTAATTCCCATGGGTCGCCATTGATCAACTTCATGAAGGATCGTAGGTATATACAGTATGGACGTTAG
- the LOC100243551 gene encoding senescence-associated carboxylesterase 101, translating into MNQVPLFSSARELANLVLSSNLIDCAFTKILELKRGQTALPVQYRLYQLSSKCTIVAFVSSPDCTQYPLPGQGDLDRSPLFDFLRTEEYPSVSINRAALALYTPLHDHLSGLTDELTQIEGQLIITGHSLGGSVASLFTLRLLDGNLLKPKCRPFCITFGSPLIGDFGLQHSIWNSFFLHVVSNQDPVPGLFLPSGRSPPTSSHSQTTGYKPFGTYLLCSELGCACFDNPDLILGLLKVISSEVAGGLQDVDYGEILRNLKERAICKGLPQVGERFADPFSAGIIMELETIGFNQTKLLQHNIDINAMIRTMEAETRSLIQKNKASDAKKLNDIKRDMAHLEWYKKKSEMGYYDCFKNQGSKRDINVEQFRGNLTMYWEDMVAQVQRKPQKEGATFRTRWFYAGTVYRRMVEPLDIAAFYREGGTDYINNGRSLHYKLLQQWYEEDVKPPSRDKLDSKKQKVSGILTEDSLFWAHVEEAILSCELLKSQNCTLEQGKSSWDNLVKFEEYVMEHINNYAASPEIFSRESSFMKWWGLYEGYIDTCSNSHGSPLINFMKKRSYMKYG; encoded by the exons ATGAATCAAGTTCCTTT GTTTAGCTCTGCACGGGAACTGGCAAATTTGGTGCTGAGCTCCAATCTAATCGACTGTgctttcaccaaaattcttgaACTTAAGAGAGGCCAAACAGCCTTGCCTGTTCAATACAGACTTTATCAACTGTCTTCCAAGTGCACAATTGTAGCTTTTGTCTCTTCACCTGACTGCACTCAATACCCTCTTCCTGGACAAGGAGATTTAGATCGGTCTCCTCTCTTTGACTTCCTCCGTACCGAAGAATACCCGTCCGTCTCCATTAACAGAGCAGCATTAGCCCTCTATACCCCTCTCCATGATCATCTCTCTGGACTAACAGATGAG TTGACTCAGATTGAAGGTCAGTTAATCATCACTGGGCACTCCCTGGGAGGATCCGTTGCTTCTCTCTTCACCTTACGCCTGCTAGATGGCAATTTATTAAAACCCAAATGCCGCCCCTTTTGTATCACCTTTGGTTCACCCCTCATAGGCGACTTTGGCCTCCAACACTCCATATGGAATTCTTTCTTCCTGCATGTAGTGTCTAACCAAGACCCAGTCCCCGGACTCTTCCTCCCATCCGGCAGATCTCCGCCCACATCCTCCCATTCACAAACTACCGGTTACAAGCCCTTTGGGACATATCTCTTGTGCTCTGAACTTGGTTGTGCTTGTTTTGACAACCCTGATTTAATTTTGGGATTGCTTAAAGTCATATCATCAGAGGTTGCCGGAGGATTGCAGGATGTTGACTATGGGGAGATTTTAAGAAACCTCAAGGAGAGGGCAATCTGCAAGGGACTGCCGCAGGTGGGTGAACGGTTTGCAGATCCATTTTCAGCTGGGATCATCATGGAACTTGAGACAATTGGATTTAATCAAACAAAG TTGCTGCAGCATAACATTGATATCAACGCTATGATAAGAACAATGGAAGCGGAAACCAGAAGCCTAATCCAGAAAAATAAAGCTTCCGATGCCAAGAAACTGAATGACATAAAAAGAGACATGGCCCATCTAGAATGGTATAAGAAGAAATCGGAAATGGGTTACTACGATTGCTTCAAAAATCAGGGGTCTAAAAGGGACATCAACGTTGAACAATTTAGGGGAAACCTCACAATGTACTGGGAAGACATGGTTGCACAAGTACAGAGGAAGCCCCAGAAGGAAGGAGCAACATTTCGAACCCGTTGGTTCTATGCAGGGACAGTTTATAGGAGAATGGTTGAACCACTGGACATTGCTGCCTTCTACAGAGAGGGTGGAACAGACTACATAAACAATGGAAGATCTCTTCATTACAAGCTGTTGCAGCAATGGTATGAAGAAGATGTGAAACCCCCCTCTAGAGATAAGCTTGATTCCAAGAAGCAAAAGGTGTCTGGTATCCTAACTGAGGATTCTTTGTTTTGGGCACATGTGGAGGAGGCCATCTTGTCATGCGAATTGCTCAAGAGTCAAAACTGTACTCTTGAGCAGGGAAAATCATCATGGGATAATCTGGTTAAGTTCGAGGAGTATGTAATGGAACATATTAACAACTATGCAGCGTCCCCTGAGATTTTCTCGAGGGAAAGCAGCTTCATGAAATGGTGGGGACTGTATGAGGGCTACATAGATACTTGCAGTAATTCCCATGGGTCGCCATTGATCAACTTCATGAAGAAACGTAGCTATATGAAGTATGGTTAG
- the LOC100256873 gene encoding senescence-associated carboxylesterase 101, translated as MNQVPLFSSARELANLVLSSNLIDCAFTKILELKRGQTALPVQYRLYQLSSKCTIVAFVSSPDCTQYPLPGQGDLDRSPLFDFLRTEEYPSVSINRAALALFTPLHDHLSGLTDELTQIEGQLIITGHSLGGSVASLFTLRLLDGNLLKPKCRPFCITFGSPLIGDFGLQHSIWNSFFLHVVSNQDPVPGLFLPSGRSPLTSSHSQTTGYKPFGTYLLCSELGCACFDNPDLILGLLKVISSEVAGGLQDVDYGEILRNLKERAICKGLPQVGERFADPFSAGIIMELETIGFNQTKLLQHNIDINAMIRTMEAETRRLIQKNKVSDAKKLNDIKRDMAQLEWYKKKSEMGYYDCFKNQGSKRDLNVEQFRGNLTMYWEDMVAQVQRKPQEEGATFRTRWFYAGTVYRRMVEPLDIAAFYREGGTDYINNGRSLHYKLLQQWYEEDVKPPSRDKLDSKKQKVSGILTEDSLFWAHVEEAILSCELLKSKNCTLEQGKSSWDNLVKFEEYVMEQINNYAASPEIFLRESSFMKWWGLYEGYIDTCSNSHGSQLINFMKKRSYMKYG; from the exons ATGAATCAAGTTCCTTT GTTTAGCTCTGCACGGGAACTGGCAAATTTGGTGCTGAGCTCCAATCTAATCGACTGTgctttcaccaaaattcttgaACTTAAGAGAGGCCAAACAGCCTTGCCTGTTCAATACAGACTTTATCAACTGTCTTCCAAGTGCACAATTGTAGCTTTTGTCTCTTCACCTGACTGCACTCAATACCCTCTTCCTGGACAAGGAGATTTAGATCGGTCTCCTCTCTTTGACTTCCTCCGTACCGAAGAATACCCGTCCGTCTCCATTAACAGAGCAGCATTAGCCCTCTTTACCCCTCTCCATGATCATCTCTCTGGACTAACAGATGAG TTGACTCAGATTGAAGGTCAGTTAATCATCACTGGGCACTCCCTGGGAGGATCCGTTGCTTCTCTCTTCACCTTACGCCTGCTAGATGGCAATTTATTAAAACCCAAATGCCGCCCCTTTTGTATCACCTTTGGTTCACCCCTTATAGGCGACTTTGGCCTCCAACACTCCATATGGAATTCTTTCTTCCTGCATGTAGTGTCTAACCAAGACCCAGTCCCCGGACTCTTCCTCCCATCCGGCAGATCTCCGCTCACATCCTCCCATTCACAAACTACCGGTTACAAGCCCTTTGGGACATATCTCTTGTGCTCTGAACTTGGTTGTGCTTGTTTTGACAACCCTGATTTAATTTTGGGATTGCTTAAAGTCATATCATCAGAGGTTGCCGGAGGATTGCAGGATGTTGACTATGGGGAGATTTTAAGAAACCTCAAGGAGAGGGCAATCTGCAAGGGACTGCCGCAGGTGGGTGAACGGTTTGCAGATCCATTTTCAGCTGGGATCATCATGGAACTTGAGACAATTGGATTTAATCAAACAAAG CTGCTGCAGCATAACATTGATATCAATGCTATGATAAGAACAATGGAAGCGGAAACCAGAAGACTAATCCAGAAAAATAAAGTTTCCGATGCCAAGAAACTGAATGACATAAAAAGAGACATGGCCCAGCTAGAATGGTATAAGAAGAAATCGGAAATGGGTTACTACGATTGCTTCAAAAACCAGGGGTCTAAAAGGGACCTCAACGTTGAACAGTTTAGGGGAAACCTCACAATGTACTGGGAAGACATGGTTGCACAAGTACAGAGGAAGCCCCAGGAGGAAGGAGCAACATTTCGAACCCGTTGGTTCTATGCAGGGACAGTTTATAGGAGAATGGTTGAACCACTGGACATTGCTGCCTTCTATAGAGAGGGTGGAACAGACTACATAAACAATGGAAGATCTCTTCATTACAAGCTGTTGCAGCAATGGTATGAAGAAGATGTGAAACCCCCCTCTAGAGATAAGCTTGATTCCAAGAAGCAAAAGGTGTCTGGTATCCTAACTGAGGATTCTTTGTTTTGGGCACATGTGGAGGAGGCCATCTTGTCATGCGAATTGCTCAAGAGTAAAAACTGTACTCTTGAGCAGGGAAAATCATCATGGGATAATCTAGTTAAGTTCGAGGAGTATGTAATGGAACAGATTAACAACTATGCAGCGTCCCCTGAGATTTTCTTGCGGGAAAGCAGCTTCATGAAATGGTGGGGACTGTATGAGGGCTACATAGATACTTGCAGTAATTCCCATGGGTCGCAATTGATCAACTTCATGAAGAAACGTAGCTATATGAAGTATGGTTAG